A window from Dehalobacter sp. DCA encodes these proteins:
- a CDS encoding FtsB family cell division protein: MRNSKKHTKKRIKKINPIFVIVLGIALMLGGSWSYQLLQLDRSIEQQKAELESKKLQIIAQNGQLHEEIEKLNTPSYVEQLAREKLGLVRKGEILIAPKESEN; this comes from the coding sequence ATGAGAAATAGCAAAAAGCATACAAAGAAGAGAATAAAAAAGATAAACCCAATATTCGTAATTGTTTTGGGGATTGCTTTGATGTTAGGCGGAAGCTGGTCCTATCAGCTGCTTCAGTTGGATCGTTCCATTGAGCAGCAAAAAGCAGAGCTCGAGAGTAAAAAGCTTCAGATTATTGCTCAAAATGGTCAATTACATGAGGAAATAGAGAAATTAAATACCCCGAGTTATGTGGAACAATTAGCCAGAGAAAAACTTGGACTGGTTCGTAAAGGAGAAATTTTAATAGCTCCCAAAGAGTCGGAAAATTAA
- a CDS encoding SpoIIE family protein phosphatase gives MAEWATLKAEKIINRFSDSLGIQCLIVIGGFLTARANLLGIYPFAIAYLAVLSMNMKKWILPGLTGITVGLVSVQDFSVFLEVMPSVVLGVLAVQMIKESKGKILLLAGLTALGTLLPGLGVSWFTNGFGVESILLVMVQSIIAAGFSIIFFFAFLHKESLMKGNFKGEQGMVWILVLAVCLSGLQGLAFGKINLQITFLGFFLLFVAYKYGAGSAAGVGAILGFLLKWNIGIDNLIDAGLYSLLGFMCGGFTRFGKMGVAAAYSASILMASFFVNETFLTSHLYSSALALLMFFLLPGKHEKFFLKNKVMPEIETTVSKVKTVGDLFDQLAYGFQAAGLESRLQPEVPEMMNNLVDKICRHCPDSNYCWQQDFHQTYHFMYDLFAYEEKRIQRNQTGEASDQINQEKVPDEWGKCSKLEEVMLAAQFILEQEKDKEVWQKRLAINREALAGQYRSVSQVIGHLAQELHSQHNHEDGKPLVWSRKHKLVLDLGIGSFIKTGNGISGDNFSSVSLSSSKNALIICDGMGAGEEAARMSSAALTILEQLLSTGFEPESAIKALNSILVLRSPEESFVTVDMAVLNIEADQARLIKIGAAPTYIISRNKVDAVKTSSLPAGILNDIDIPAIDIPFKGETLVIVTDGILDVAKRKDDWLKEYLKNNRSLSSQDLADSIVKEARRLSGDCLEDDGVVLVVKRKDLAGNDAQN, from the coding sequence ATGGCTGAATGGGCAACACTCAAAGCGGAAAAAATCATTAACCGATTCTCTGACTCGCTGGGAATACAATGTCTAATTGTTATCGGAGGTTTTTTAACAGCCCGGGCAAACCTATTGGGTATTTATCCATTTGCTATTGCCTATCTTGCAGTTCTCAGCATGAATATGAAAAAATGGATTCTACCGGGTCTTACCGGAATCACGGTCGGTCTGGTATCTGTCCAGGATTTTTCAGTGTTTCTGGAAGTTATGCCGAGCGTGGTTCTAGGTGTTCTGGCAGTTCAGATGATCAAAGAGAGCAAGGGAAAAATACTTCTTCTCGCCGGGCTTACGGCACTTGGAACCTTACTGCCCGGATTAGGCGTATCATGGTTTACCAATGGCTTCGGAGTGGAGTCTATCTTGCTGGTAATGGTCCAAAGTATTATTGCGGCAGGCTTTTCAATTATTTTTTTCTTTGCGTTTCTTCATAAGGAAAGCCTTATGAAGGGCAATTTCAAGGGCGAACAAGGTATGGTGTGGATTTTAGTTCTGGCAGTCTGCTTAAGCGGCTTACAAGGGCTTGCTTTTGGGAAAATCAATTTACAAATCACATTTCTGGGGTTCTTTCTGCTTTTTGTGGCCTATAAATACGGAGCCGGTTCGGCTGCAGGTGTCGGAGCAATTTTAGGCTTTTTGTTAAAATGGAATATTGGAATCGATAACCTGATTGATGCGGGACTCTACAGCTTACTCGGGTTTATGTGCGGAGGGTTTACCCGTTTTGGCAAGATGGGAGTTGCGGCTGCCTACAGCGCCTCTATTTTGATGGCCTCTTTTTTTGTCAATGAGACATTTTTGACTTCTCATCTTTATTCGTCCGCGCTTGCGCTTCTTATGTTTTTCTTATTACCCGGAAAACATGAAAAATTTTTTCTGAAGAATAAAGTAATGCCAGAAATCGAAACAACAGTAAGCAAAGTCAAAACTGTTGGCGACCTATTTGATCAGCTTGCTTATGGTTTCCAGGCGGCAGGACTTGAATCCAGGCTGCAGCCGGAAGTACCGGAAATGATGAATAACCTGGTCGATAAGATATGCCGGCATTGCCCGGATTCAAATTATTGCTGGCAGCAGGACTTTCACCAAACCTATCATTTTATGTATGACTTGTTTGCCTATGAAGAGAAAAGAATTCAAAGAAACCAAACCGGTGAAGCTTCAGATCAAATCAATCAGGAGAAAGTGCCTGACGAATGGGGAAAATGCAGTAAACTTGAAGAAGTCATGCTGGCGGCTCAATTTATTCTGGAGCAGGAAAAAGACAAAGAGGTTTGGCAAAAACGTCTGGCCATAAACAGAGAAGCCTTAGCTGGCCAGTACAGAAGTGTATCTCAGGTGATCGGGCACCTCGCCCAGGAGCTTCATTCTCAGCATAATCACGAAGACGGAAAACCGCTGGTCTGGTCCCGCAAGCATAAACTGGTTTTAGATCTGGGTATCGGCTCTTTTATTAAAACCGGTAATGGCATAAGCGGCGATAACTTTAGTTCGGTTTCGTTATCTTCATCCAAAAACGCGCTGATTATCTGTGACGGTATGGGCGCAGGGGAAGAGGCGGCCAGGATGAGTTCAGCGGCACTTACAATACTGGAACAGCTTCTAAGTACTGGATTTGAACCGGAGAGTGCCATCAAAGCGCTTAATTCAATCCTGGTTTTACGTTCTCCGGAAGAGAGCTTTGTCACCGTCGATATGGCCGTGTTGAATATCGAGGCAGATCAAGCCAGGTTGATAAAAATTGGAGCAGCACCGACCTATATCATCAGCAGAAACAAAGTAGATGCAGTAAAAACATCAAGTCTGCCGGCTGGTATACTGAACGATATTGATATCCCGGCGATTGATATTCCTTTTAAAGGCGAGACGCTAGTCATCGTAACAGACGGAATCTTGGATGTAGCTAAAAGAAAGGACGATTGGCTCAAAGAATATCTGAAGAACAACAGAAGTTTGTCTTCGCAGGATCTGGCCGACAGCATTGTCAAAGAAGCACGAAGACTGTCTGGGGACTGCCTGGAGGATGACGGGGTTGTCCTGGTTGTGAAGAGGAAGGACTTGGCCGGAAACGATGCCCAAAATTAA
- a CDS encoding ISNCY family transposase produces MKLEMSKQEARKVTIIEELLAGHLLNKQAAGLLNLSVRQVQRLKVEATANGVMSILHKNRGRKPANALDPKLALNIIEIYEKELINYNFCHATDVLAEDKGIFVSVSTVSRHLKASGIRSPKAKRRPKKHRSRNARKREGELVQMDASSYDWLGNDSYLHLHGAVDDATGRILALHFEKEETFEGYCELMFQMNQDGHLPREIYTDGRTVFAYDSKTKKKLTLDEELTGKVERQPHFARALRETKILLIIAKSAQAKGGIERLWETLQDRLPKDMKRKGINSIEQANEFLRQYIPYYNRKFSVQAASMEKAYLPKQDLAAFQLTFAIHETRKLDSGLSFSYRGQKYRLPISKDNKEIPASPHDTITVATSKHIGMQVLFKGLVIKPEPLNTQPKESIIHISQPDNSTNCLPSETLIKPKNKTNSPWFGYTEIFYSKKLRDDISAAQLSPYQGDIIADY; encoded by the coding sequence ATGAAATTAGAAATGAGCAAGCAAGAAGCAAGAAAAGTAACCATTATCGAAGAATTATTGGCAGGCCATTTATTAAACAAACAAGCAGCAGGGCTTCTAAATCTCAGCGTCAGACAAGTACAGCGGTTGAAAGTGGAGGCCACCGCCAATGGGGTCATGAGCATTCTGCATAAAAACAGAGGACGTAAGCCTGCTAATGCCTTAGATCCAAAGTTAGCCTTGAACATCATTGAGATTTACGAAAAGGAATTGATCAACTATAACTTTTGCCATGCTACCGATGTTCTCGCTGAAGACAAGGGGATATTTGTCTCTGTCAGCACTGTTTCAAGACATCTAAAAGCCAGTGGTATTCGATCCCCAAAGGCCAAACGAAGACCGAAGAAACATCGGTCAAGAAATGCCCGTAAACGTGAAGGAGAACTCGTTCAGATGGATGCTTCCAGTTATGATTGGCTGGGCAATGACTCCTACCTGCACCTTCATGGTGCTGTAGATGATGCCACAGGTCGTATTCTAGCTCTTCATTTCGAAAAGGAAGAAACCTTTGAAGGGTATTGTGAGTTGATGTTTCAGATGAATCAAGACGGCCATTTGCCAAGGGAAATTTACACCGATGGTAGAACAGTCTTTGCTTATGACAGTAAAACAAAAAAGAAACTGACACTAGATGAAGAACTAACTGGTAAAGTCGAGCGTCAACCCCACTTCGCAAGAGCTCTCAGAGAAACCAAAATTCTACTTATCATTGCCAAGTCTGCACAAGCTAAAGGGGGGATTGAAAGGCTCTGGGAAACTTTGCAGGATCGTTTGCCTAAAGATATGAAGCGTAAAGGCATTAATTCAATTGAACAGGCTAATGAATTCCTGAGGCAATATATTCCCTATTACAACCGCAAATTCTCCGTCCAGGCTGCCAGCATGGAAAAGGCCTATTTGCCCAAACAGGATTTGGCTGCATTTCAGTTAACCTTTGCTATACATGAAACAAGAAAGCTTGATTCAGGCCTTTCCTTTTCTTATAGAGGTCAGAAATACCGGTTGCCAATTTCTAAGGATAATAAAGAAATCCCTGCATCCCCTCATGACACGATTACTGTAGCAACCAGTAAACATATCGGAATGCAGGTTCTTTTCAAGGGCCTTGTGATTAAACCAGAACCGCTTAATACTCAGCCTAAGGAAAGTATAATACATATCTCTCAGCCGGACAACTCTACTAATTGCCTACCTTCTGAGACTTTAATTAAACCTAAAAACAAAACTAATTCCCCTTGGTTTGGCTATACCGAAATTTTCTATTCCAAGAAACTTAGGGATGACATTTCTGCTGCACAGTTATCACCCTATCAGGGTGACATTATCGCAGACTATTGA
- a CDS encoding sigma factor-like helix-turn-helix DNA-binding protein, with the protein MHWEIRGLEKLSFRERQAVMLKESGRSSEDIAKVLGISGSSVSTMLARAKTKGYQIIGIIQDHELGLNYPLEDDEENEK; encoded by the coding sequence TTGCACTGGGAAATACGAGGATTGGAAAAACTGAGTTTCCGGGAGAGACAAGCTGTCATGCTTAAAGAAAGCGGGCGTTCCAGCGAGGATATCGCCAAGGTTTTGGGGATAAGCGGCAGTTCTGTTTCAACCATGCTCGCAAGGGCCAAGACCAAAGGATATCAGATCATCGGAATCATCCAGGATCATGAATTAGGGCTGAATTATCCACTGGAGGATGATGAGGAAAATGAGAAATAG
- the yabQ gene encoding spore cortex biosynthesis protein YabQ produces MISIVLSGLLVGICFDFYRMLRWHLGLTKIQTFLGDLLFSIAALGIIFCLAQKANYLEFRFYLFLGSLLGLLLYIVIFSRYVKKIFDVLFRLIRYVSQFIRKLIQAFLRGVYIGIAGMMRIPYGILRWLGMLLYRIGEAISRNTLIKKSK; encoded by the coding sequence TTGATTAGCATTGTCCTAAGTGGATTACTTGTTGGGATATGTTTTGATTTTTACCGAATGTTACGCTGGCATTTGGGCCTGACAAAGATACAGACGTTTTTGGGGGATTTACTTTTCTCTATTGCTGCGCTTGGAATTATTTTTTGCTTAGCGCAAAAAGCAAATTACCTTGAATTTCGTTTTTATCTTTTTTTGGGAAGTTTGTTAGGTCTTTTGCTCTATATTGTGATTTTTAGCCGATATGTTAAAAAAATTTTTGATGTATTATTTCGCTTGATCCGTTACGTTAGCCAATTCATCAGAAAGCTTATCCAGGCTTTTTTGCGGGGCGTTTACATCGGAATTGCCGGAATGATGCGGATTCCCTATGGCATTTTGCGCTGGCTGGGGATGCTTCTGTATCGGATCGGTGAAGCGATAAGCCGGAATACTTTGATCAAAAAAAGCAAATAG
- a CDS encoding HU family DNA-binding protein yields the protein MNKAELVAAVAEKTEFTKKDAEKAVAAVFDTISQAMASGEKVQLVGFGTFEVKKREERVGRNPQTKEEIVIPACKVPGFKAGKALKESVQ from the coding sequence TTGAATAAAGCGGAACTCGTTGCTGCAGTAGCAGAAAAGACCGAATTCACCAAGAAGGATGCCGAAAAAGCGGTAGCCGCAGTCTTTGACACAATCAGTCAAGCAATGGCAAGTGGTGAGAAAGTCCAATTAGTTGGTTTTGGTACATTTGAGGTTAAGAAAAGAGAAGAGCGTGTCGGTAGAAATCCTCAAACCAAAGAGGAAATTGTCATTCCCGCATGCAAAGTACCTGGCTTTAAGGCAGGAAAAGCTTTAAAAGAGTCAGTACAGTAA
- a CDS encoding RNA-binding S4 domain-containing protein: MRLDKYLKVSRLIKRRTVAKDVCGGEKVSVNGRVAKPSAEVKPGDIICIDMRNHILEVKVLSTPPSAKAEEAETLYQLIKDEKK, from the coding sequence TTGAGACTGGACAAATATCTTAAGGTATCAAGGCTTATCAAAAGGAGAACTGTGGCCAAGGATGTCTGTGGAGGCGAAAAAGTCAGTGTAAATGGCAGAGTTGCCAAACCTTCGGCAGAAGTAAAGCCTGGAGACATTATTTGCATTGATATGCGGAATCATATCCTTGAGGTCAAGGTGCTGTCGACGCCACCAAGTGCCAAGGCGGAAGAAGCTGAGACACTCTATCAGCTGATTAAAGATGAAAAAAAATAA
- the yabP gene encoding sporulation protein YabP — protein sequence MTGQREIEHKIVIKDRRLLTVSGVKKVKSFDPKEITLDTTKGRVTIKGRDLGVNNLNLEQSELEIEGQIDMLTYAASGSGESSKGVWEKIFK from the coding sequence ATGACAGGCCAACGGGAAATTGAGCATAAGATTGTTATCAAAGACAGAAGACTACTGACAGTTTCAGGGGTAAAAAAAGTAAAATCGTTCGACCCCAAAGAGATTACGCTGGATACCACAAAAGGTAGGGTGACGATCAAGGGGCGGGACCTGGGTGTAAACAATCTTAACCTCGAACAATCAGAGCTGGAGATTGAAGGCCAAATTGACATGCTGACTTATGCTGCGAGTGGATCTGGAGAATCCTCCAAAGGAGTATGGGAAAAAATTTTCAAATAG